From a region of the Polyangiaceae bacterium genome:
- a CDS encoding alpha/beta hydrolase has translation MEVQIESWGQGPPLVLLYGSPAPRSHFQPLVNKLAADFAVHVVDLPGHGNCPKTDVDYTMDESLDAMELALRDMAGATVVGFSSGGYRALALAARAEVELGSVVVLGGMASLTPQERTAYGGFIELVESGADLTNMVVERFLSPVYQQNEEALAEIDRWLAGSRVSLVRELRALRTSEDLRASLQRIRCPIVARTGTADQAVPLTHAEELVALTSGTLEAVPGAGHMLLLENFEGTLASVRRATGF, from the coding sequence ATGGAAGTGCAGATCGAGTCGTGGGGGCAGGGCCCGCCGTTGGTGCTGCTCTATGGCAGTCCCGCGCCCCGTTCGCACTTTCAACCATTGGTCAACAAGCTGGCTGCGGACTTCGCGGTTCACGTCGTCGATTTGCCGGGACACGGGAATTGTCCAAAGACGGATGTGGACTACACGATGGACGAATCACTGGACGCCATGGAACTAGCCCTTCGCGACATGGCGGGGGCGACCGTGGTCGGCTTTTCGTCTGGGGGCTATCGCGCGTTGGCGCTCGCGGCGAGGGCCGAGGTCGAGCTTGGTTCGGTTGTCGTGCTGGGCGGCATGGCCAGCTTGACTCCGCAAGAGCGGACGGCCTACGGGGGATTTATCGAACTGGTTGAGTCCGGAGCGGACCTCACCAACATGGTTGTCGAGCGGTTTCTCTCTCCCGTCTACCAGCAGAACGAGGAGGCGCTTGCGGAGATCGACCGCTGGCTGGCCGGCTCCCGCGTGTCGCTGGTTCGAGAACTGCGGGCGCTCCGAACGAGCGAAGATCTACGTGCCTCCCTGCAGCGCATTCGCTGCCCCATAGTGGCGCGGACTGGCACCGCCGATCAAGCCGTCCCGCTGACGCACGCCGAGGAACTCGTTGCTCTCACCAGCGGCACGCTGGAAGCCGTGCCCGGCGCTGGGCACATGTTGTTGCTCGAAAACTTCGAAGGCACGCTAGCATCGGTGCGGCGAGCTACGGGCTTCTAG
- a CDS encoding tail fiber protein: protein MAKDLTDNFQDLDSRLQALEKDMAPAGTIVAFGGATAPAGWLICDGQVLNKTNYPALYGAIGEQWGDGGDASGPQFNIPDLRGAFLRGADPQNKTSRDPDAPRAVGGSMQPDLLKSHDHVLNDPGHIHQFTGVGNGPYGPASVLADEWANYSNQYTALATTGVTMEKTGGAETRPKNFAVTFVIKM, encoded by the coding sequence ATGGCGAAGGACCTGACCGACAACTTCCAGGATCTGGATTCGCGTCTCCAAGCCTTGGAGAAAGACATGGCGCCAGCGGGAACGATTGTCGCCTTTGGGGGAGCAACTGCACCGGCCGGCTGGCTCATTTGCGATGGCCAGGTCCTCAACAAGACCAACTATCCAGCGCTGTATGGAGCCATCGGTGAGCAGTGGGGCGACGGCGGCGATGCGTCTGGCCCGCAGTTCAACATCCCTGATCTTCGCGGAGCGTTCCTGCGCGGCGCGGACCCGCAGAACAAGACCAGCCGCGACCCAGACGCCCCGCGCGCGGTCGGCGGAAGCATGCAGCCCGACCTGCTAAAGAGCCACGACCACGTTCTCAACGATCCAGGACACATTCATCAGTTCACCGGCGTGGGCAATGGACCATATGGTCCTGCAAGCGTGCTGGCCGACGAGTGGGCCAACTACAGCAACCAATACACCGCGCTCGCAACGACAGGGGTCACCATGGAAAAGACCGGTGGCGCGGAGACGCGCCCCAAGAACTTCGCGGTCACCTTTGTGATCAAGATGTGA
- a CDS encoding transposase codes for MRTVRDELGFSGTVEVRVDGAFFKREFLAACDGCRVEYAVKVPMMPWLNLRAIVKKHPTRDWQWVDRKLGVQALDTVLPIDAWNRTERAVIYRKRINHKSPKSHQLDLFNPDDGEWEYSVVATNKTLTPRALWHFQNGRGTQEKTIGELKSGLAFATIPTNRYSANTAWQKLNVLAHNLVTTFQLATTATEKPRTLKRTALYCLRSINTLRFELLGKAGRLLRPGGAPVLRLASNDATRLAYEKIERELQNAA; via the coding sequence GTGCGCACGGTTCGAGACGAGCTGGGCTTCTCAGGAACCGTCGAGGTGCGCGTGGATGGCGCGTTTTTCAAGCGGGAGTTCCTTGCCGCGTGCGACGGCTGCCGCGTGGAATATGCGGTCAAGGTACCGATGATGCCCTGGCTGAACCTGCGCGCCATCGTCAAGAAGCACCCCACTCGTGACTGGCAGTGGGTCGACCGGAAGCTGGGCGTGCAAGCGCTCGACACCGTGCTGCCCATCGACGCATGGAACCGCACCGAGCGCGCGGTCATCTATCGTAAGCGCATCAACCACAAGTCCCCGAAGAGCCATCAGCTCGATCTCTTCAACCCCGACGACGGCGAGTGGGAGTACTCGGTCGTGGCCACCAACAAGACGCTCACGCCGCGAGCCTTGTGGCATTTCCAGAACGGTCGCGGCACCCAGGAGAAGACCATCGGCGAGCTGAAAAGCGGACTCGCCTTCGCCACCATCCCTACGAACCGCTACTCCGCAAACACTGCTTGGCAAAAGCTGAACGTCCTCGCCCACAATCTCGTCACCACCTTCCAACTCGCGACAACCGCGACCGAGAAGCCGCGCACCCTGAAGCGCACCGCCCTCTACTGCCTCCGCAGCATCAACACCCTGCGCTTCGAGTTGCTCGGAAAGGCCGGCCGTCTCCTACGCCCGGGCGGAGCACCCGTGCTCCGCCTCGCGAGCAACGACGCTACGCGCCTGGCATACGAGAAGATCGAACGAGAACTCCAGAACGCTGCCTGA
- a CDS encoding serine/threonine protein kinase, which translates to MAAVWRAEHLALRSPVALKVMHGALLQSQDAVARFLREARAAAALRSSHVVQIFDFGVEDGVPFIIMELLHGESLQSRLERGALSLGETLEVLAQVGRALERAHRAGVVHRDLKPDNLFLCQSEDAHLLVKVLDFGIAKAKDMDGSSDTQGAGFAGTQTGAMLGTPYFMSPEQAQGTRDVDHRADLWALGVIAFNCVTGRRPFESEALGDLILGICTRDPIAPSSLCSVPSAFDDWFSKAVAKDPDLRFQNVRELVAGLQLVAEAAHVASDEAPSLDEFEHSPSLTSTPADTTDVVRTRASAGVQQSFIGALTTGGIASSAIPLLRARRRSGWRTLAVGFGALALGAAAAWAIATRSVAPAELTRTAAAPPSAPPTAPPSATAPPTGGSENRTAPIPAPVVSAAEQTREAEARKKQPALPIRRAHAEKAETHTPKPVVSSPPAPTPPPAATSATVAPTEPTPKPVPPTPKPTNADDLFNDRTF; encoded by the coding sequence ATGGCAGCCGTGTGGCGCGCGGAACACCTTGCGCTGCGTTCGCCCGTCGCGCTCAAGGTAATGCACGGTGCGCTGCTGCAGAGCCAGGACGCAGTTGCGCGGTTTCTTAGAGAAGCGCGCGCTGCAGCTGCCCTCCGAAGCAGCCATGTGGTTCAGATCTTCGACTTTGGCGTCGAGGACGGCGTGCCGTTCATAATCATGGAGCTCCTGCATGGCGAGAGCCTGCAGAGCCGCTTGGAGCGTGGCGCGCTTTCTCTTGGCGAAACCCTAGAGGTCTTGGCACAGGTGGGGCGGGCGCTCGAACGGGCGCACCGCGCGGGCGTGGTGCATCGCGACTTGAAGCCGGACAACCTGTTCCTGTGTCAGAGCGAGGACGCCCATCTGCTCGTGAAGGTGCTGGACTTCGGGATCGCGAAGGCGAAGGACATGGACGGTTCGAGCGACACCCAGGGGGCTGGGTTCGCGGGCACACAAACGGGGGCAATGCTCGGAACTCCCTACTTCATGAGTCCAGAACAAGCGCAGGGCACGCGCGATGTCGACCACCGCGCGGACCTGTGGGCTTTGGGAGTAATCGCGTTCAACTGTGTGACTGGTCGCCGGCCCTTCGAAAGCGAAGCACTGGGCGACCTGATCCTCGGGATCTGCACGCGCGATCCAATCGCGCCTTCTAGCCTTTGCAGCGTGCCTTCGGCGTTCGACGATTGGTTCAGCAAGGCCGTGGCCAAGGATCCCGACCTTCGCTTTCAGAACGTCCGCGAGCTCGTGGCGGGCTTGCAGTTGGTCGCGGAAGCCGCGCACGTCGCGTCCGACGAGGCGCCGTCCCTCGACGAATTCGAGCATTCTCCTTCACTCACGTCTACCCCTGCGGACACGACTGATGTCGTACGCACCCGCGCCAGCGCTGGCGTTCAGCAATCCTTCATCGGAGCACTGACTACCGGCGGGATCGCGTCATCCGCGATCCCATTGTTGCGCGCACGCCGGCGTTCTGGGTGGCGCACTCTGGCCGTCGGGTTTGGCGCCCTCGCGCTTGGCGCGGCCGCGGCCTGGGCCATTGCGACGCGTTCCGTAGCGCCAGCCGAGTTGACGCGGACTGCCGCTGCGCCGCCCAGCGCACCGCCGACGGCCCCGCCGTCTGCCACTGCGCCGCCAACGGGCGGGAGTGAGAACCGGACAGCGCCGATTCCTGCCCCGGTCGTTTCCGCGGCGGAACAAACAAGAGAAGCCGAGGCCAGGAAGAAGCAACCAGCGTTGCCGATTAGAAGGGCACACGCGGAGAAGGCCGAAACTCACACGCCCAAGCCCGTGGTGTCCTCACCACCAGCACCGACACCGCCGCCTGCAGCGACCAGCGCGACCGTTGCGCCAACTGAGCCGACCCCAAAGCCGGTTCCTCCCACCCCGAAACCCACGAACGCCGATGACCTGTTCAATGACCGCACGTTCTAG
- a CDS encoding alpha/beta hydrolase: protein MPIVDKCGTGNAVQVLLLPSLPGDSRIWRQVQQLAPPTICVSLFDYPGTGGASGPRASDLAALELDIDDAVRHLAESGPVRIAGASAGAYFAARACTRVSNLIERLVLCSGFVELGADARALRTQLAEKLRSGELSQPSLFAQVVDGCVPPAERSDHVETVLREQFVSEPLQSLATALDLATWCTEPVPTYSTRATLFHGGSDAFVPVEASKALALLGERSRLDILETSSHYLPLSHSGFIARAIFDSEGG from the coding sequence ATGCCGATAGTCGACAAGTGCGGGACGGGCAATGCCGTCCAGGTGCTACTTCTCCCTAGCCTACCGGGGGACTCGAGGATCTGGCGGCAAGTGCAGCAACTCGCGCCGCCAACGATCTGCGTCTCGCTGTTCGACTACCCCGGAACCGGCGGCGCTTCGGGTCCCAGAGCTTCAGATCTGGCAGCGCTGGAGCTCGACATTGATGACGCGGTTCGGCACTTGGCCGAATCTGGCCCAGTGAGAATCGCGGGCGCCAGCGCCGGAGCGTACTTTGCTGCGCGAGCCTGTACACGCGTTTCCAATCTGATCGAGCGACTGGTTCTTTGTTCGGGGTTCGTAGAGCTGGGTGCGGACGCTCGTGCGTTGCGTACGCAGTTGGCGGAGAAACTCCGTTCCGGAGAGCTTTCCCAACCGTCCTTATTTGCGCAGGTCGTGGATGGGTGCGTTCCGCCCGCGGAGCGGAGTGACCATGTGGAGACGGTGCTGCGAGAGCAGTTCGTGAGTGAACCATTGCAGAGCTTGGCCACCGCGCTGGACCTGGCCACATGGTGCACTGAACCCGTGCCGACGTACTCCACACGTGCCACGCTCTTCCATGGTGGCTCCGATGCATTCGTCCCTGTGGAGGCAAGCAAAGCGCTCGCACTACTCGGTGAGCGCAGTCGCTTGGATATCTTGGAAACGAGCTCGCACTATCTGCCGCTGAGTCACTCGGGGTTCATTGCGAGGGCGATCTTCGATTCAGAGGGAGGGTAG
- a CDS encoding ATP-binding protein, with amino-acid sequence MMDQETHDKLLALRLRTMAQVFRELLDKPDKSLTFAEKVGIMVDREWLERDNRRTGRRVKEAKLPVNGVLEEVVADAGRGLDKAVLRSLSTCGWIRAKQNVIVLGATGVGKSFLGCALANAACRQGFRALYVRVPRLVHQLSMARADGSYASELGRLSRFDVLVLDDFLIAPMKDTERRDLLEVLEDRYDHSSTVITSQVPTKTWHEMLSDPTIADAICDRLVHNAHVLTLRGQSMRRKKGLAPTDTPPSTTT; translated from the coding sequence ATGATGGACCAAGAAACTCATGACAAGCTGCTCGCGCTGCGGCTGCGCACGATGGCGCAGGTGTTCCGCGAGCTACTCGACAAGCCCGACAAGAGCCTGACCTTCGCCGAGAAGGTCGGCATCATGGTCGACCGCGAGTGGCTCGAGCGCGACAACCGCAGGACCGGACGCCGCGTGAAGGAAGCCAAGCTCCCCGTCAACGGTGTGCTCGAAGAGGTCGTCGCCGACGCCGGCCGCGGCCTCGACAAGGCCGTTCTCCGCTCGCTCTCGACATGCGGGTGGATCAGAGCCAAGCAAAACGTGATCGTCCTGGGGGCTACCGGTGTTGGCAAGAGCTTCCTTGGCTGCGCTCTCGCCAATGCAGCGTGCCGCCAGGGCTTCCGTGCGCTGTACGTCCGCGTTCCTCGGCTCGTTCACCAGCTCTCGATGGCGCGTGCCGATGGCAGCTACGCTTCAGAGCTCGGGCGGCTCTCACGCTTCGATGTGCTCGTGCTCGATGACTTTCTGATCGCGCCCATGAAGGACACGGAGCGACGGGATCTTCTCGAGGTCCTGGAAGATCGCTACGACCACTCATCCACTGTCATCACTTCGCAAGTGCCGACGAAAACTTGGCACGAGATGCTTTCCGATCCGACCATTGCCGACGCGATCTGCGATCGCCTCGTACACAACGCTCACGTCCTCACGCTGCGCGGACAGTCCATGCGGAGGAAGAAAGGGCTCGCTCCCACCGACACCCCGCCATCCACTACCACCTGA
- a CDS encoding CapA family protein, whose amino-acid sequence MLHIAMDLPRTPLDRMKFGPVERLQYEPALAVLRILPLWRRAAPRSGDLATMRWLDKLYWLHKARYPVQRPQRNSALEAHFAKHASCELQVARGFRARSSAALSAVGDLSPHAYLRTSEHHLFAEVADVIFDVDLSMANLECVVAGSSNQGVEYSPKSGPTFCFDPVTFGVVKGRFQFMATACNHSLDMGPMGVDETIEHLDDAGVLHQGTNLREEDASSAGLVTRNGIRFALLSWTFGLNAHAPPPRRPRIVNVCDLNGRVATGNIRLLEEQVRNARTAGADFVIAHLHWGMEHEFSPTPSQVAMAHYLAERGVDAIIGHHPHVVQPLELYQTRRDPNRVVPIYYSLGNLVNPFSAPWLTTGWVARMEVALGTDEGGNSRAYVTAANTVEVQQHSDARTQTLTLRRTSH is encoded by the coding sequence ATGCTGCACATTGCCATGGATCTTCCGCGCACACCGCTAGATCGCATGAAGTTCGGGCCGGTCGAGCGCTTGCAGTACGAACCGGCCCTTGCGGTATTGCGTATTCTGCCGCTATGGCGCAGGGCGGCACCCCGCAGTGGGGATTTGGCAACGATGCGCTGGTTGGACAAGCTGTACTGGCTGCACAAGGCCCGGTACCCCGTCCAGCGACCACAACGCAATTCCGCTCTGGAGGCGCATTTCGCGAAACATGCGTCCTGCGAATTGCAGGTTGCGCGAGGGTTCCGCGCACGCTCGAGTGCAGCCCTCTCGGCGGTTGGTGATCTCTCTCCTCACGCGTATCTGCGAACCTCCGAACACCACTTGTTCGCCGAAGTTGCCGACGTGATCTTCGACGTGGACCTATCTATGGCGAACCTCGAATGTGTTGTTGCTGGCTCGTCCAACCAGGGAGTGGAGTACAGCCCAAAAAGCGGCCCGACATTCTGCTTCGACCCTGTGACTTTCGGAGTGGTGAAAGGCCGCTTTCAGTTCATGGCGACAGCCTGTAACCACAGCCTCGACATGGGGCCGATGGGAGTAGACGAAACGATCGAGCACTTGGACGACGCCGGCGTGCTGCACCAGGGCACCAATTTGAGAGAGGAAGACGCTTCAAGCGCAGGTCTGGTCACCAGGAACGGTATCCGGTTCGCGTTGCTCTCCTGGACGTTCGGTCTCAACGCTCATGCGCCACCTCCCCGGCGACCGCGGATCGTGAATGTCTGCGACCTGAATGGCCGCGTGGCGACCGGAAACATCAGGCTGCTCGAAGAGCAAGTTCGCAATGCCCGGACGGCCGGCGCAGACTTCGTGATCGCCCACCTACATTGGGGCATGGAACACGAGTTCTCTCCCACGCCATCACAAGTCGCGATGGCGCACTACCTCGCCGAACGAGGGGTGGACGCCATCATCGGTCACCACCCTCACGTGGTTCAGCCCTTGGAACTGTACCAAACGCGGCGGGACCCGAATCGCGTCGTTCCGATCTACTACTCGCTCGGAAACCTGGTGAACCCGTTCTCTGCTCCGTGGCTCACGACAGGCTGGGTGGCACGGATGGAGGTTGCCCTTGGGACCGACGAAGGCGGAAACTCACGAGCGTATGTGACTGCTGCCAACACCGTCGAGGTGCAACAACACTCGGATGCCCGAACGCAGACGCTCACGCTGCGACGCACGAGCCACTGA
- a CDS encoding alpha/beta hydrolase, with protein MADKVGSGRPVIVVHGTPGDRDTWTRVADRCPPGVSLWRVELADHGAAPDGEGDFSLYERDLEAVLREADGPVILGALSIGAFVCLRLLPRLGDQVARFVACAPVAGFSEQDSQMRRDLAASLRIGAATPEGLVGEFLELLLPRDERDALAEDLILRSAKCSAERLARAIERVAPIGSPPFVLTSFHTPTVIFHAERDAMAAVEHAERLAKLGEHVALHRLNSASHMLPLSHPAEIAKVLFSDSM; from the coding sequence TTGGCGGACAAGGTGGGGAGTGGTCGTCCGGTCATCGTCGTCCATGGAACCCCAGGGGATCGGGATACATGGACTCGGGTCGCGGATAGGTGTCCGCCAGGAGTGTCACTTTGGCGGGTGGAGCTTGCAGATCATGGCGCAGCGCCGGATGGCGAGGGAGACTTCAGTCTCTACGAGCGCGATCTGGAGGCCGTCCTCCGCGAAGCGGACGGCCCTGTTATCCTAGGTGCCCTCTCCATCGGTGCCTTCGTTTGTTTGCGGCTGCTCCCGCGCCTTGGTGACCAAGTCGCTCGCTTCGTGGCCTGTGCGCCGGTGGCTGGTTTCTCGGAGCAAGATTCACAAATGCGCCGAGACCTGGCCGCGTCGCTTCGCATCGGCGCGGCCACCCCCGAAGGCCTCGTTGGCGAGTTCTTGGAGCTGTTGCTGCCTCGAGACGAAAGAGATGCTTTAGCGGAGGACCTGATTCTACGGTCTGCGAAATGCAGTGCAGAGAGGTTGGCCCGCGCAATCGAGCGCGTCGCACCCATCGGCTCCCCACCCTTTGTGCTGACCAGTTTCCACACGCCTACCGTCATCTTTCACGCTGAGCGTGACGCGATGGCTGCCGTGGAACACGCGGAACGCCTGGCCAAGCTCGGGGAGCACGTGGCGCTTCACCGGTTGAACTCCGCCTCCCACATGTTGCCCCTGAGTCACCCAGCTGAGATAGCCAAGGTGCTCTTCTCCGACTCTATGTGA
- a CDS encoding IS21 family transposase, producing the protein MSTRHTMRKIREVLRLRHECGCTQRQIQASTGLSKGSVGGYLKRARDAGVGWEVAREMSDAELEARLFKAIGRLEPAGRAAIDFEWVHREMRKTGVTLQTLWVEYQETTRLRGDALRPYQYSQFCDVYSAWKSKLAITMRQTHRAGEKSFVDFSGKKPRLIDASTGEVKDVELFVMLLGASSYTYAEATATQSAADFIDATVRGFEYFGCVPEILVPDQLRAAVTGPDRYDPDINPAYLEMAQHYGVAVVPARPGKPKDKAKVEGGVLIAQRWILAALRNRTFFSLAALNEAIWELLERLNSRPFQKLEGCRRSAFEGIDRPAMRPLPSLRFERGEWKRAKVNVDYHVAFDDRYYSAPCALIGAAVEVRATRAVVEVFNGRQRVASHVRSRAPKGTYVTCREHMPKSHREYGKWPPQRMRSWGRSMGPNVGKVVEAILGRYRNPEFGYRAVQALARDAQRVGNDRLDAACARALAISGPGGPTRRSINAILARGLESKPLPTNDPEPTDFVRHEHIRGGEYFDKETNE; encoded by the coding sequence ATGTCGACGCGACACACCATGCGCAAGATTCGAGAAGTTCTCCGACTACGCCACGAGTGCGGATGCACGCAGCGGCAGATCCAAGCCTCGACCGGTCTCTCGAAGGGCTCGGTGGGCGGCTACCTCAAGCGAGCCCGCGACGCCGGAGTGGGCTGGGAAGTTGCACGCGAGATGAGCGACGCAGAGCTCGAGGCGCGTCTATTCAAAGCCATCGGCCGACTGGAGCCAGCAGGTCGAGCAGCGATCGACTTCGAGTGGGTGCATCGGGAGATGCGCAAGACTGGTGTGACGCTCCAGACGCTGTGGGTCGAATACCAGGAAACGACCAGGCTCCGTGGCGATGCGCTGCGGCCCTACCAGTACAGCCAGTTTTGCGACGTCTACTCTGCGTGGAAATCGAAGCTGGCGATCACGATGCGGCAAACGCACCGTGCGGGCGAGAAGTCATTCGTGGACTTCTCCGGCAAGAAGCCGAGGCTGATCGACGCCAGCACGGGCGAAGTGAAGGACGTCGAGCTGTTCGTCATGCTGCTCGGTGCGAGCAGCTACACGTACGCCGAGGCGACCGCCACACAGAGCGCAGCGGACTTCATCGACGCCACCGTGCGCGGCTTCGAGTACTTCGGCTGCGTACCGGAGATCCTCGTTCCGGATCAGCTCCGTGCCGCGGTCACGGGACCGGACCGCTACGATCCGGACATCAATCCCGCCTACCTGGAGATGGCTCAGCACTACGGCGTCGCCGTAGTTCCCGCCCGGCCCGGAAAACCAAAGGACAAAGCCAAGGTCGAGGGTGGCGTGTTGATCGCACAGCGTTGGATCCTCGCCGCGCTCCGCAACCGGACCTTCTTCAGCCTGGCGGCACTCAACGAGGCGATCTGGGAGTTGCTCGAGCGGCTCAACTCTCGGCCGTTCCAGAAACTGGAGGGCTGTCGTCGCTCTGCGTTCGAAGGCATCGACCGTCCCGCAATGCGACCGCTGCCCAGCCTACGTTTCGAGCGGGGCGAGTGGAAGCGGGCAAAGGTCAACGTCGACTACCACGTTGCATTTGACGACCGGTACTACAGCGCGCCGTGCGCGCTCATCGGCGCAGCCGTCGAGGTGCGGGCAACCCGTGCAGTCGTCGAGGTGTTTAATGGCCGCCAGCGCGTCGCTTCGCACGTTCGAAGTCGCGCTCCGAAGGGCACGTACGTGACGTGTCGTGAGCACATGCCGAAGTCCCACCGCGAGTACGGCAAGTGGCCTCCCCAGCGGATGCGATCGTGGGGCAGGAGTATGGGACCCAACGTCGGCAAGGTCGTTGAAGCCATCTTGGGCCGCTACCGTAACCCAGAGTTCGGCTACCGGGCTGTGCAAGCCCTGGCCCGCGACGCTCAGCGTGTGGGCAACGACCGGCTCGACGCCGCCTGCGCACGCGCCCTCGCAATCTCTGGCCCCGGTGGCCCAACACGCAGAAGCATCAACGCCATCCTCGCACGGGGACTGGAGTCAAAACCGTTACCGACAAACGACCCCGAGCCCACCGACTTCGTGCGCCACGAGCACATTCGTGGCGGCGAATACTTCGACAAGGAGACAAACGAATGA
- a CDS encoding SUMF1/EgtB/PvdO family nonheme iron enzyme codes for MGRSTSGTDAYAQGFAIETPEHSATVAPVYLDRFEVTVSRFRKFMNVYSGLAPAAGAGAHPAVPGTGWQAAWDSNLAVSKSAFEQTILSCGEAHYTQQSGPNEVKPMNCLTWYEAFAFCIWDNARLPTEAEWEFAAAGGDSNRLYPWGDAAPDSTYASYNYDTFHYVGQFPKGVGRWGHLDMAGNVSEWVFDWLNGYTTGPCTNCVSWQSGTQRMVKGGNKVTDNSYLRPATRLGYAPSTRHPLYGFRCARSP; via the coding sequence ATGGGTCGCAGCACGAGTGGCACGGACGCATATGCGCAAGGCTTCGCCATCGAAACGCCAGAGCACTCCGCGACCGTTGCGCCAGTGTACTTGGACCGATTCGAAGTCACGGTCAGTCGCTTCCGCAAGTTCATGAACGTGTACTCTGGTCTGGCTCCAGCGGCGGGCGCCGGAGCACATCCCGCCGTGCCCGGAACAGGTTGGCAAGCAGCGTGGGACTCGAATCTCGCGGTCTCGAAATCTGCGTTCGAGCAAACGATATTGTCGTGTGGCGAGGCGCACTACACGCAGCAATCCGGCCCGAACGAAGTCAAGCCGATGAACTGTCTCACGTGGTACGAGGCCTTCGCGTTCTGCATCTGGGACAATGCCCGGCTCCCCACTGAGGCTGAGTGGGAGTTTGCGGCGGCCGGAGGGGACTCGAACCGACTCTATCCCTGGGGCGATGCGGCGCCGGATTCAACCTACGCGTCGTACAACTACGACACGTTTCACTACGTCGGGCAGTTCCCCAAGGGTGTCGGGCGATGGGGGCACCTGGACATGGCCGGCAATGTCTCCGAGTGGGTGTTCGACTGGCTGAACGGGTACACGACCGGACCGTGCACCAACTGCGTCTCGTGGCAGTCTGGGACACAAAGAATGGTGAAGGGTGGAAACAAGGTGACGGACAACTCCTACCTCCGCCCTGCGACACGGCTAGGGTACGCGCCAAGCACTCGCCACCCCCTCTATGGCTTTCGGTGTGCTAGAAGCCCGTAG
- a CDS encoding helix-turn-helix transcriptional regulator: MTQSLWRLFESNDIAEMDQLRVLVCDGAGLLAWVGGFRARPFTPQEKRRLQAVVPAMQRRFALQRQVGLSSLHLAALQASLDAIPRAAFVVSAKGRIVHANALATQALSADRASTFSAIQDSLGRRRWGGAQLALTEIVAPGVGTHYLAVQRQPRPDATARLPQAAQRWGLTRRQTEVLELLAGGLSNRVMAAALGCAEGTIQLHVAAVLAKVGAESRAEVVARFWTELG; this comes from the coding sequence ATGACGCAGAGCTTGTGGCGGCTATTCGAGAGCAATGACATCGCCGAGATGGATCAGCTGCGCGTCCTTGTGTGCGACGGCGCCGGGCTACTCGCCTGGGTGGGTGGTTTTCGAGCGCGCCCTTTCACGCCGCAGGAGAAGCGGAGGCTGCAGGCCGTGGTCCCCGCCATGCAACGGAGGTTTGCCCTCCAACGCCAGGTTGGCTTGTCATCGCTGCATCTCGCCGCGCTACAGGCTTCACTGGATGCCATTCCGCGGGCAGCCTTCGTCGTGTCTGCGAAAGGCCGTATCGTTCACGCGAACGCATTGGCAACGCAGGCGCTTTCCGCGGATCGGGCTTCGACCTTTAGCGCGATCCAGGACAGCCTGGGCCGGCGGCGTTGGGGAGGGGCACAGCTGGCGCTCACTGAGATCGTCGCTCCAGGCGTCGGTACGCACTACCTTGCGGTGCAACGACAGCCGCGGCCGGACGCAACCGCTCGCCTGCCGCAGGCTGCGCAACGCTGGGGGCTGACGCGCAGGCAGACGGAAGTCCTCGAGTTGCTGGCTGGCGGCCTCTCCAACCGCGTCATGGCAGCCGCCCTCGGCTGCGCGGAAGGCACTATCCAGCTTCACGTGGCGGCAGTGCTGGCCAAGGTCGGAGCAGAGTCCCGGGCCGAAGTCGTGGCCAGGTTCTGGACCGAGCTGGGCTGA